One Dermochelys coriacea isolate rDerCor1 chromosome 21, rDerCor1.pri.v4, whole genome shotgun sequence genomic window carries:
- the LOC119846562 gene encoding alpha-1,6-mannosyl-glycoprotein 4-beta-N-acetylglucosaminyltransferase-like — protein sequence MRCFPKRLLAVALTLLALLLFLSTRLQRPEDPLVEEAKRWAQEMVLQQLQPDGNVRSSQGLWNTSASRNVSYRYLAGSPPSRKKFLTVGLSSVKRKRGNYLLDTLKSIFKQSTQEELEEMMVVVHLADPDSEWNTQVAMDIIARFTPHLLRGQLLVIHAPPECYPPLEGLKRNYNDAEDRVQFRSKQNVDYAYLLSFAANLSSYYLMIEDDVECSKSFFTAIKKAVASQEGSYWVTLEFSKLGYIGKLYHSSDLPQLAKFLLLFYQEMPCDWLLGHFRLLLTQKEVIRFKPSLFQHMGLYSSFQGTVNRLKDNDFEADSLDLPDNPPAVMFTDIDTFEAYLPSKAYSTMPEYFWGKAPAAGSHFTIVFHQPARISRLQVHTGSKERHSDYLRAGAVELGSQRQGNGKGCALYTRVGAFEKGHFERRGLENSTAAAPECVRILVTESQSEWLIIRSISIWITPNS from the exons ATGAGATGCTTCCCAAAGCGCCTGCTCGCCGTTGCCCTGACGCTCCTGGCCCTGCTTCTGTTCCTTAGCACCCGCCTGCAGCGCCCGGAGGACCCACTGGTG GAGGAGGCAAAACGCTGGGCCCAGGAAATGGTTCTGCAGCAACTCCAACCTGATGGGAACGTGcgcagctcccaggggctgtgGAACACCTCTGCCTCCAGGAACGTCTCCTATCGCTACCTCGCCggctcccctccctccaggaaGA AGTTCCTCACTGTGGGGCTGTCGTCTGTCAAGCGGAAGCGAGGAAACTACCTCCTGGACACGCTGAAGTCCATCTTCAAACAGTCAACCCAGGAAGAGCTGGAGGAGATGATGGTGGTGGTGCACCTGGCTGACCCAGACTCAGAGTGGAACACCCAGGTGGCGATGGACATTATCGCAAGATTCACTCCCCACCTCCTCCGGGGCCAGCTGCTGGTTATCCACGCCCCTCCGGAGTGCTACCCACCCCTGGAAGGCCTGAAGAGGAACTACAATGACGCCGAGGATCGAGTGCAGTTCAGATCCAAGCAGAACGTGGACTATGCTTATCTCCTCAGCTTTGCTGCCAACCTTTCTTCCTACTACCTCATGATTGAGGACGACGTGGAATGCTCCAAGTCCTTCTTCACGGCCATCAAGAAGGCAGTGGCATCCCAGGAAGGCTCCTACTGGGTCACGCTGGAGTTCTCCAAGCTGGGCTACATTGGCAAACTCTACCACTCCAGTGACCTGCCCCAGCTGGCCAAGTTCCTGCTGCTGTTCTACCAGGAAATGCCGTGTGACTGGCTCCTGGGGCACTTCCGCCTGCTGCTCACCCAGAAGGAGGTGATTCGCTTCAAGCCATCTCTCTTCCAGCACATGGGCCTGTACTCCTCCTTCCAGGGGACAGTCAACCGGCTGAAAGACAACGACTTCGAGGCAGATTCCTTGGACCTGCCTGACAACCCCCCGGCTGTGATGTTCACGGACATAGACACCTTTGAGGCCTACCTGCCCAGCAAGGCCTACAGCACGATGCCGGAGTACTTCTGGGggaaagccccagctgctggcagccACTTCACCATCGTGTTCCACCAGCCTGCCCGTATCTCACGGCTCCAGGTCCACACTGGCTCCAAGGAGCGCCACAGCGACTATCTCCGCGCGGGAGCCGTGGAGCTGGGCAGCCAGCGGCAGGGGAATGGCAAGGGCTGTGCTCTGTACACCCGCGTCGGAGCCTTTGAGAAGGGACACTTTGAACGGAGGGGCTTGGAGAACAGCACGGCGGCCGCCCCAGAGTGCGTGCGGATCCTCGTGACAGAGAGTCAGAGTGAATGGCTTATCATCCGCAGCATCAGCATCTGGATCACACCAAACAGCTAA